Within Natator depressus isolate rNatDep1 chromosome 6, rNatDep2.hap1, whole genome shotgun sequence, the genomic segment gaggACAGTTCATTTTAGCTAGAACCCCACCTCAGTCCTTATCAAAACACAAGGTCgagtcccacccacccccaaactggGACTGGAGCAGAAAGCGCCctctagaggggaaaggccctatATCCCATTCCCCACCCATCTGAGCCAGCCTGTCCCGTGTCCTAGGGCTGGAGTGGAGCCGGCACCTCCTAGAGGAGAAAGACCACATGTCCTGCTCCCAACCAGCCCCGCAGCTCAGGGGCTGGATCTGGGAAAGGGAGTATGGCTTACTGGCACAATAAAGGTCTCCATGGCCTAGTTTCCATTGCAAAGGCTCCCAGTGTCCTTCCTTCTTCTGTGTCTGTCACACAAGGCCACACAGACTTAACCCACTAGAGTTCctgcctcagctctgggaggggagtaggctCGGGTgggttgctgggggtgggggctagtaaacaggactccagggttccatcctgggctctgggaggggagtgcggTCCAGGGGCTAGAGTTTAGCAGGTGGGACGGGACTGgaagctaggactcctgggttctatctccagcCCCCTGCTTGGCTTACCCAcgccctctctgtgcctcaatgtccccagctgtaaaacaaTCCAACTGATGCTCACTTCTCTTTGCAcagggcccagccctgctctgatgtggctctgctccccagaGCTGCGCTGACCTCTGTGGTCTTGATTCTCATGCTCCCCACGGGGAGGGACGGCAGCTGTGGAAGGCTGCCTGCTGGTGGGAGCAGGCTTCTGGCCACATCCTGGTGCCGCCTCTGCTCATGAGTTTACTGGCAGCCCGTGACTCATGTGGCCACAAAGAGTTGGGCCCCAGAGGCCGCAGCATCCTGCCTCCATctgcagcccagccctggccccatgcACGGCTGGGGGCTTTGATGTGGATTGTGAGGTCCCCTTTGAAATGGGAAGGAAATGGCCACGCCCTGACAGGTCCCctccgctccaccccagaggcagctgcatctcacaCACCCCTTGGGTGGGGGTGGCTGTTGGGTTAAGAtaggagccggcgccccctagaggggaaagaccccattccccacccctgccgtggggctgggttGGAGCCAGCTCCCCCGAGAGGGGAAAGATTCCTTTCCCTACCCCACTAGAGTCAGTCAGTGCCCCGCCCTGGAGCCAGATTAACCCCTGCCAGCATCTCAGATGGGCCCAGTCATCTCTTCCCTTGTGTCCCTACGGTATTTAAAATGTCAACGCCCTGACCCATGGAGCTCTGTGGTAGGAAGAAAAGACATGAGAAGGGGGGCAATGGGGTGCACACAGAGCCCTTGACATAGTGGGAGGTGGAATGGGGGGCCCACAGAGCCCCtatatgggggaaggggggacaatGGAGGCCCATAGAGCATGAGGAAGGGGGACAATGAGGGGCAATAGAGCCCCCAGCatgagaggagggggaagggggacccTCAGAGCCACCAgcttgggggggaggagaattgGGGGGGGGCCCACAGAGTCCCCGGCATGGGGGGAAgctgggggcacacagagcccctgggaaatgggggggaggagtcacagggaggggggcacagagaGCGCTGGTGCAATGAGCTCAAACTCCAGCAGCATCGGAGGGTGCGACCCCCCTAGTTTAACACCTGACAAGGACTAAGCCTGGTCAGGAGATTCCCAGCCCACCAGGGCGGGGCCAGAGCAGCAGTGAGCGGGGCCCCAGGAGGGCGttcccaggaggaggtgccagagGGCACCAGACATGGTCAAGTCCACCTCGAATAAGTGTATTTGGGCTTTGCTTCAATTTTTTTGAGAGCGGCGGCCTGTGGGAGTTTGGGGCTTGTTTTATTTGGAGGTAGCTTTCTTTCCTTTGTGTACGAAGAGACTTCGGCACAAAGCGTAGGATGACCCGAGAGCAAATGCGAAAAATCGGGACGGAGGCGGGGGGTTACTTTATAAGACAGAGCCCCGACTCTTgggcctgtccctataaaatcgggacatctgctcaccctacCAAAGTCGCGCTATAAAACCGGTGGTCGGCACGGTTTCGGTGACTCATGCCCGTCGTCAGAATTTGCCCCCGCTCCCTCTCAGTGAAGAAAATCCTGCCCTCTCGCTGCATCCCGCGCCGGAAGATGCTTCAACGGTGCCATGCGGGAACGTCCCACCACGAGGCACCGGAGCCCGCGGCGGGGGGCGAGCGAGAGGGTGACCTCTTTCCTTAACAAGGGAAGTCCGTGAGcgcttattgtttttaatgtgtaaCTTCCTGTTGTAGGCAGCAAAGAACTAGAACTACTGAAAAAAAGATAATTtgtataacccccccccccccccccgtccacacacacacacaaatacacacacaactcTCCCTCTGAGATGGGTTGGGCTTGTTTCaggccccccccttttttttctcgTGAGACTTGGAGCTGGGACCCCTGGTTTCggatcccagctctgggaggggaggggaggctagtgggttacagcagcgggggctgggagccaggactcctgggttctatcccctcAGCCTCTGGCAGGCACATACTCCTGGCAGCTGTGCCCCCCGAGGTTGGGCCCCCACTCCAGCGTGTAGGAAAACTTCAAGTGGCCATGTGCGAGGTGGCAGGTATGTCTGACATCCCTGCTGACCTCGAGGTCGGTGGAGCGCGGTCCACGAGGTCGTCCTCCCACAGGTCACTGTCCCACCCCTCCATTTCCATTTCGGGCCATGCCGGCAGCATCACCCAAAGTCCAGGTCATTGAATCAGGTGGGGTCGTTATCTTCCTCACCGTAGCCCATCTGCAGCCTCTGGCCTTGGAACAAGAACCTGACGTAGGCGTCAGTGGCAGATGTGGGGTCCTCCCACAGGTCTTCGGCCCACAGCAAGTGGACCTTCATTTGGGCCATGCCCAGCTTGTGTGAGCAGCATGTGGAGTCGGTGAGGCGGCTCATGGAGCAGTCGCAtttgcaggggtcccaggagtAGGTTTTGCCCCCCTCCAGGAAGCTATGAGGGCATCTCCTCCTCTGTCCCCGCTCAGCCACGTACTTCTTCGCTGCCAGCCTCAGAGCCTCCCGCCTGGGGTCGTCTGGCCCCACCAAGGTGTGGATGGGCGTCAGAGAGTAGGAGACCAGGCTGGGGCTGGTTTTGAGGCTCTCCATCCAAGCCGAGAAGACCCCAGGTCGGCACGGTGCGGTGCTCCATGTAGGCCGCCTGGGAGCCCCACTTGTACCAGTTGCTGCTCCACTCACGGCCCTCAGAGTTTAAGGGAAGTGGCCCCAAGCCCAGGTTCAGTGAGAACTGTGAGACCAGGCACTCCTTGATGTCAGAAGCCGTCAGCCCATCCAGTACCGCCTGGCTAATGTAGTGGGTGCCATACATGGCCAGGAAGGGCCGGTATGCGGCTGAGTCATAGCTCGGTGGGAGGCGGCTCAGGGCCTGGGAGAAGTGGGGTGTCAGTGGGGGAGTCTTGGGGGAGCCTCAACCTGcccagaggggaaagagagaggagttAGGAGCCAACCAGAGAGACCCCTGGCACCTTCCCCCTGAACAAACTGGCCCCACCTTCCCAAGTGTCCTCCCTGTGGCATCCCTAGCAGTCAGTGCTGACCTTATCACCTCAATgcagtgctagggggcgctgtgctccagagagcagggcagggggctggcaaggggcactgggctgcagggagcagggcaggggcccagCTGGGgacactgggctgcagggagcagggtgggggctagcagggggcgctgcaggagATTCTCACCTGCAATACACTCAGGACACCCCGTGGCATATGAACGTGTACCTGTCATGCAGCTCCTTCTGGTAGGCATAACCAGTGAGCCGGGATTGGGACACCCCCCAGGGCCAGGACAGGGGACTCATCCGGCAGCCCCAGCTCCGACTTCCAGTCATTTTTCACATCCGACGTTATTGCCCAGGCCACGTCCATGGCTGACGCTTCCACCGAGCTGCTGAGGTCCTGGTTGCAGGACCCTCCAGTCAACCACGGCCAGAtgcaccctctgcagctgcccccacccccgcagcgGGTTCTGGCACAGACTGCAGGTGCCGTTTGGGCGGCGGCATAATCTGGTGTCCACCAGGTAGGCCCCCGTCCACTCCAGTGTGGTGCTGTCGGTGCCCTCCCCCACCAGGTTGTGTGCAGGCACAGAGGCCATGTTCTCACCGCACACCTCAGCTTTGCCTGTGTAGCAGTAGGGGGAGACCCcctggagaaagaagaggaggaggagagggatgaAGGCAATGGATCTGGGCTTGGCTAGTGTGATGGGATCCCTCACCTGGTCTCTGAGTCTCCCTGGAGGGAGAAAACAGAGAGAGCCTTCATTAACTACAATCCAGTGGCAGGCAGTTCCACAGGCACATCACATCCTAGCAGCATCACAGCAGCCTCCATGCTGCTACAACCCTCCCTGGATCTGCGATGAGGAGATCTGCAACACACCTACACTGTAACCTGCCCCACCTTGCCCTCTGAACCTAAAGGAGAATTGCTGCTGGGTGTGAACAGTATAGGGGCTATGACACACACAGGCTGGCATTTCTGATTCAGTCCATTAGGGTGCACTGGGTTTAGTTGTGTGTAGTAGGGGACCTGAGCCATGTGGGTGGGTAGTTCACATTTCCTCCAACAGATGGAGGTGCAGACATGCACCTGCATGCTTGTGCACATCCCTGGCCCTCCCAAAGATGAATCTCCTCTCATAATGACTGGAACTGAATCCCCCATGTGAGCTGCAGCCACTAGAGGGTGtcattgctctctctctctctctctctctctctcacacacacacacacacacacacacacacacacacacacacacacagtgcctgattccctccagcagggggcaacagggacagacagacaccctTGTCCTGAATGCCCTTCACATCTGACATCCTAAATTGCTGTATGTACCAGGATCCCTCGCATGACACTGAGGTGcaaccagctctggggtggggcagctggggaacagccagATTGTGATGCTGCATGGGGATGGCTCACCTGGCACTGAGGTGCAGccaactctggggtggggcatatGGATAACAGCTGCACAGACAACACCGCACAGGCACGGCTCTCCCGGGACTCagatgcagctacctctggggtggggcagctggatAACAGCCAAACACAATAGCGCACAGGGATGGCTTGCCCAGTTCTGGgacacagccagctctggggctgggcatCTGCATAAGAGCTTCACACACAGAACACCGCACAGGGAtggctctcccagcactgggatgcagccacctctggggtggggcagctggagaACAGCCAGACACAATGCTGTATAGAGACGGCTCGCCCGGTGCTGGGATGCAACCCCCCTGGGGCAGGACAGCTGGATAACAGCAGCACACACAACACTGCACAGGGACAGCTCGCCCAGCTCctggatgcagccacctctggggtggggcaccagGGAACAGCCACCCAGAGAGCCCTGGGAAGCACCAGCGTGGGCACTGGGGTACAGTGCTCCCCCGCCCACCTACACAGACCCCAGCATATCAGCcgctccctccccctgcaccccagcctggctctgggccccctgcccatcctgtccccccgggctccctgcccccaggttACCTGTGTGAGCAAAAAGCAGGGCTCCCGGCTGGGGATCAGGGCACATTCCCTGGCCACTGGCTGCTGCCTGCCCCCGCTGCTCCCGGTGCCGAGTGCTGGAGCCACAGAGTTTCCAGGGGCCGCCCCACCCATGCCAGGCACAGATGTCAGCACTGGGCTTGGCAactggggagaaagagggactTTCCCTGGACTGGAGCAAGGGGGAGAtggctggggggaagggctggatcCTGATCTCCCTGATCCCAGTGTCAATCCAAAGTGGGGTCtaggggctgggaaccaggactcctgggttctctccccagctgggagtggggttgagtggttagagcagggggggctgggagccagggctcctgggttctcaccccagctctgggaggggagtggggttgagcagttagagcagggtgggacctgggagccaggactcctgggttctattcaaaGCCAAGGACTTGCTGGGGAGACAGGCTGTCTTTGTGggtgctggggcagtgctgcGGCCCCTGCCCTAGGCCCAGGCGGGGAAGTTCCAGGCAGGAATCCGAGCATGACACCAAAGCatctgactcatggctgcttcAGCCAAAGGCTTGAATTTTATTTCGGGgcccagcctgggggagggaggaagaaaagaaaatgaatgacACCAGGCGAAGCTCGCCGTGAGGGGTGGGGCCCCCAGTGATGGGCGGGGCTATATGGAGAGGGGGGCCTCAGGACAgatgtggggaggggcggggacacGGGGTAGGGAGAGTGGGAGGGTTTAGGCAtggggctgggctgagcctgtctcccggcctctcccccacacccacctgGCTGTGCCAAGATCGGGAGGGACTGAGTTGTCGTcccccccccgtgtgtgtgcCAAGAACTGGGGGGACCCGAGCCCCCCCCGCGCCCGTGTGTGTGCTGGGATGGGTGTGTGGGGTAAACCTGTCTCCTCGCCCTCCATgtgtgggctgggggcaggggtccaggaaggaatttttcattGATGGTGTGGGAGGGCCAGTAGGGATTGGGggaagaaatgggggaggggcactgggggtAAGATAGGGGGTGAAGGAGGGACTCGAGGGTCAGTTGGGGGGCTGAGGGCCCAGTGCTAGGGCGGGGGCAAAGGGGGATCCGCAGAGCGAGACACCAGGGCGGCTCAGTCAGCTCTCCATTTCCTTTATTGTGTGGGACGCTCACGCTCTCGCCCCTCCATTGCTACCCCCGGAGCCCCGTCACCCCCCGTGAGAGAGAGCCCACCCAGCTCCTGGTGAAGTGAGGTCACAGCAGAtgcccctgggggagagggaagaccCCTGGCTGCGGGGGCGAGGTGGGGCGAATTGCTTGTCCTGGAACATCCCTCTGAGCTAACCCTGGGCTGCCCCATAGTTCCCGGGGCCCCGGGGGACATAGTCCAAGCAGTGGGGCCCGCCCAGGCTGGGACCACACACCAGGCTGTACCGGAAGTCCAGCCGGCCATGGTTCAGGTAGCAGACCTGGTGGCGACTCTCCCCAGAGCGCAGCGGCTCGTCGCACGTCCCTAGCAGGTCGTCGTCGTACTTGTTGTCCTCGTCCCAGACCTGGAGGCGGAGCTGGCTGGTCTCCGCCACCCGCACGTGCCCCAGGTCCAGGTGGACGTCCCAGACCGGGTTGTCGGTGTTCCACACGGTTGCCGTCCGCACCTCCCGGTCCTGGAAGGAGACCTTGACGTAGGCATCGGTGCGGCTGGTGTAGTCGCCCCACAGGCCGCTGGCCCGCTCCACCGTCACCGTCAGCttcccctgaccccgctcccgcGAGCAGCACATGGTGTTGGTGGAGCCATCCCCAGGGCAGACGCAGGAGCAGGAGTCATGGGCGCTACGCTGGGTCCCCCGAGGGCAGCTGTGGGTGCAATTCCTCCACAGGGCCCTCTCGGCGATGTACTCACTCACCGCCTGCCTCAGCGCCTCCCGCTTGGGGTTGTCCTGCCTCACCAAGTTGTGGATGGGGTGCAGCGAGTAGGACACcaggccagggctggctttgaggCTTTCCATCCAGGCCGAGAACACCTCGGCGTCCTGCCCCTCAGAGAACAGCAGGTCGGCGTGGCTGTGGCCGCCCGTCACCTCAGTGTGACGCTCGCTGTAGGTCTCATGGAAGCTCCGCTTGaagttcttcttctttttctgctCCTCACATTGGTTGAAGGCCGCCTGGGCACTGCCCTTCCCGGCCCCAATGCTGGCAGAGGCCTCCAGGTTCAAACAGTCTTTGACCTCATCAGCTGTCACCCCATCCAGCGCTGCCTCACAGACCCTCACGGCCGTCACGTCCCGCACCCggccccccagctgcagctgggacacATAGTGGGTGCCGTAGGTGTTGATCAGCTCATGGTACTCGAGCCGAGAGCTGCGGGTGTAATCCTCCGGGAGGTCCCTCAAGGCCCGGATGAAATGTCTGGTGAGAGGAGGTTTGTGGGTAACGCGGAACCTGGGAGAGAGAAATGGCCACCATGTGACGTACCGTTGGACATTGGCAACTTGTAGGGGTAGAGCTCAGTGTTATAGATCCACAGACtctaagtccagaagggacccttctggtcatctagtctgacctcctggataacacaggccagagaactgccctgaATTGATTCCcgtttgaactagagcaggtcTTCTAAGAAAAAACATCCATCTCGATATAAAAATTGgccatgatggagaatccaccgcagcCCTTGGTAAATCGTTCCAGTGATTAATCCTGTCACTGTTACaaattcacaccttatttcccgtctgaatttgtctagcttcaacttccagccacgggatcatgttagacctccctctgctagactgaagagctcatgaCCAAGGGTTTGCTTCCCATGGTAATTTAGTCTTATATCTTGCCTGCACCTTTACTGAATTGATGCGAGATTCAATTACTTTTATACAGGTTACACAGGATGCTTGGAGTACATACTAGTGTATTTTATGCGCTTGTGATCTCATTGCTTGtaactgcccccttccctccccccagcccatggcCTATGATCATTCTCCCGGCAGCCTGACTCAGGTTCCCCTCTTGGACTGTTCAAGATACTCGACGAGCACCTCTGTCCATTCCCATCCCTTCTCCAGTTGGGTTTCAGTCCATGaacaaacattcaaaataaagtttCAAGTCCGTTCAAAAGTCCACACAACCAagttttctcttcctcttcccaggCCCTACCAAGCCAGAATCTGAGCATTCTCCCACTTGCTGTGGCCTCAGGCTTCTCATTATACGACCACCCCCCGACCTCTCCCAGATGTGGCTCCTGCTTTTCTCTGGGTTGGTTTGCCCCAGAGCCAACTGGTTACACCACGTTATTGCCTTATATGAAAGATTTAAGCTGGCTAAACCAATGCCTAGGAGGAATCCTGTCTTCTGTCAACATTACAGACCTCATACGCCAAACTAGATAACACTGTTGGCCATAAAACAGCCCTATGCAGCTTATAACATTAAGAagataagagcggccatactgggtcagaccaaaggtccatctagcccagtgtcctgtcttccgacagtggccaatgccaggtgccccagagggaatgaacagggcaattttgagtgatccatccctagtcgtctagtcccagcttcttgcagctggaggtttagggacacccagagcatggggttatgtccctgcccatcttggctaataaccacgGATGGACCTactctccatgaacttatctaatatATTTTGAATGTTGTTATACCTtcggccttcagaacatcccctggcaatgagttccacagtacGAGTCCTGAGCGttgcatgaagaagtacttccttttgtttgtttgaaacctgctgcctgttaatttcctcgggtgaccccctggttcctgtattatgtgaaggggcaaaTAACCCTTCCCCATTCGCTTTCTCCAtgcctgtcatgattttatagacctctgtcatatcccccgctcccttagtcatctcttttctgagctgacgagtctttttaatccctcctcctatggaagctgttccatccccctggGCCATTTCCGTTTGTAAGAAATCTTTTtcgagatggggcaaccagaatgaCACTCAGCATTCAAGggatgggcgtaccatggatctATATAGTGGCTTTgggatattttctgttttattagctATTCCTTTCCTAACGGTTCCTGACATCTTAGACTATTTGCTGTTAGTCTATGTTGTGGAAGAAGTAAGTACATTTTTGCAAATGTGCACCCTCACCTTGAGGGCGCCCCCTCATGCCTGGGCACGGTCTTGCAAGGGACTTTGCCTCTGGGGGCTACTTTTTCAGCCACAGCGATATATCACACCTGGTTTCTTCCCCGGACATCCTCTCTGGGTCTTCTGTGATTCAGCTCTCCGTCCAAATCCCTTTGCAGGGTTCAGCTCTAGGGGCTCCACCTCAGCTCATCCCCCTTGTCCGGGTACTGACCAACACTGGGCTTTTCCCTTCTGGGTGTCCAAGTACCACTTAAACTAGCCTTCTGGCTTTCATGGGCTTCTATCACATGTGGGTACTCACCACCCCTGGCTcagggctcggctcggctcggctcggctcctctcctctcctcgaGGTAACCCTGCTCCTACAGCTCTGCTTTCTggccaccaccacctccaaaCAACTGGATCTTCTTCCTCATCAGGAACTCACCCTCATTCCTCTATTTTGGGTCTCTCCTTCCACTAGGTTCCCAGCTCTGTTTAAGTAGTGTCCTCCCTGCTTCACCACCACAGTTGAAGTCAGTCCTCCTAATCAAGCCCCAGGACACCCAGCAGGTGTTACTAGCTAGCCCTGATCTTGCCAGCTCAACAGCTGAGGACTAGCTGCTAAATCACAGGCAAAACTGAGCGCAGCTTACTTCAAAGGGCCGGCCAGCTGGTGACAATACTTTGGGGGTTCATGCTCTGCATAGGAGAGTTGATATAAATCTTTAAGTGCTGGTCGTAAACATGCTCAGAGGTACATTGTAGATCTAAAAGTCTTTTGCTCCATGGGTAAACTAGCCAGCAATTATGTTATCTGTGACTATGCTATGGAGAGCCACAAACAATCTCCTCAAAGTGAAGATTTCTTTAACCTGAAACTTTGCTGGAAAAAAACTTGGTGTCAAACCACACCACAAGGGAATCTAGGAAAGtccctattaaaataaaaacctttaaaaagctTGCACCATGGACCTATCTTTGTTGGTTCAGCTTGAAGGAGAACATAGATGGTTGGGAAATGTTCTCCAGAAGATTGGTCACACTTATGTTTCCTGCTGAAAATCTTCCTATT encodes:
- the LOC141988900 gene encoding perforin-1-like, whose protein sequence is MPRPSSFFPLLLLILLPGVSTHCQTGTAEECEEHTAFVPGHNLAGEGIDVTTLGRTGAYLVDTSHWQRPDGTCTLCRNSLLEGQLQRLPLAVADWREKVSCRRKLSSAVKESAMGMVRAANAVVQNDWKVGLEVEVKPSANTQVTLAGSHSKLAEFSTEKSQQDKYSFTSHEVSCAYYTFRVTHKPPLTRHFIRALRDLPEDYTRSSRLEYHELINTYGTHYVSQLQLGGRVRDVTAVRVCEAALDGVTADEVKDCLNLEASASIGAGKGSAQAAFNQCEEQKKKKNFKRSFHETYSERHTEVTGGHSHADLLFSEGQDAEVFSAWMESLKASPGLVSYSLHPIHNLVRQDNPKREALRQAVSEYIAERALWRNCTHSCPRGTQRSAHDSCSCVCPGDGSTNTMCCSRERGQGKLTVTVERASGLWGDYTSRTDAYVKVSFQDREVRTATVWNTDNPVWDVHLDLGHVRVAETSQLRLQVWDEDNKYDDDLLGTCDEPLRSGESRHQVCYLNHGRLDFRYSLVCGPSLGGPHCLDYVPRGPGNYGAAQG